CGCCCTGCTTTCTCATATCCAGATAGGTAAAAATATCTTCTAGGTAATCATTATTACGCCAGCACTTTGTTCCTTCTGCGATCATCACTGAGACACCTGAAATAAACTGAATCACCAACCCTGAATAACGCACCAGAGACCCTACTCCCAAGCTGCCGCTCAGCACCTTCATGGTCACAAAGAAATACACTACTCCTGTCAATATGGTCGTAATGATCATATTGATTGCATCATATTTACAGTTGATCCCCAGGCGCTGCTTCAAAAATGGCGGATTGTCAAACCATCGATGCATCTCATCACTGATGATCGAATTTTGATCAAACATACGAATATCCTTTGCCGCTCCATTTTCGCCTGTATATTCATCCATATAATAATTGGCCTTCGTCAAGCTTTTGGGCCAGCCTTTCCATGCTTCAAACAGTTTACTGGCGGCAATTTGAAATGATCGTCCTGCTGTCAACGATAAAGCCAGAATCGCAATCAACAGCAAAATAGATGCATAGGGTGTGTTAAAGAAAGAAACGAATCCCGTCACTTTCCAGCCGGATACACTGGTAAACAACGGTGCTGCCAATATCCCAGATACCACAACAGCACAAAACTTTCCGAAGGTATTTCCGCCGCGGCGATACATCATGTCTAAGCCACCGCGGCGTGCCTTCATTGCCTCATCAATCCGATTCCGTAAAATCCTCGTCTGAGGATTTTCCACATCCGCATACGCAAACTCCAGACCAGCCTTACCCAGATATAACTGAATTTTGTTATACATCAATTCCTCATCGGCCGTATTCGCATTTTTCAGTGCATCGATCAATACAGAAAGCGTAAAATTAACCCCCACAGTCAAACCAATCAGCACCACCAGACTTTTCACATTCATCCGATTGGTCAGGGCTTCGATAATCAAAGCTGAAAAATATACCGCCAGCGCTGTCTGCAATGCTTCCGCCAAACGTCTCACGCAGTCTCTCACCAGCAATCCCGGCGCCAGTTTCCAGATGATGCCATACCCACGTTTCAAATATTGCAGATTTTCTTTTATGCTTCTTTTTTCTTTCATCATTTCTTCTCCTTGAAATACTGACTCTGCACTTCATACATCTGTGCATACTTACCGCCCAATTTCATCAGTTCTTCATGAGTTCCCGACTCTGTAATTCGCCCATCATCCAACAGTACAATTCGATCACAAAACCGGGTACTGGCAAAACGATGCGAAATAAAAAATGAAGTCCGTCCTTTTGTTAAATCCCAGTACTGCAAATATAATTCATTCTCTGCAATCGGATCCAGCGCGGCCGTAGGCTCATCCAGAATCAGAACCGGCGCTTCTTTATACAAAGCTCTTGCCAGCAGCACCTTCTGCATTTGTCCGCCCGAAAGCTCACACGCATTCTCATTTACATTTTTGATCAAAGGCGTATCCAGTCCCTTATCCAAAGAGTCAATTTTATCTGTCAGTCCCGCTTTCTTCACGCAGTCCCACAACTTTTCCTCATTCCATTCTGCCTTTTCCTTCAAAGTAATGTTCGTACCAATCGACAGCGGCAGAAAATGAATATCCTGAAAAATCGCAGAAAAGATTTTAAAATAGTCCTTTTTCACAAACTTCTCCTGCGGGATTCCATTGATCAAAATCTCACCGCCTGTCGGCGTAAACAGCCCACTTATCAGCTTTGTCAACGTTGTCTTACCAGCGCCGTTGATACCCACGACGGCAATTCGTTCACCCGGAGCGACATCCAATGAAATTCCCTTCAAGACCTCCTCATTGCCTTCTGCAAATCGATAAGTGACATTGCGCAAACTGATCGCCGGAGCCGAATCCGGAACAGATACTCCTTTCTGCTCCACTCCATTTTCTTCATCCTTATATTCCAAATATTCCCGAATATCCGCCAGAGCCAGCGTACCGGCATCCACTGCGGAATAATATTCCACAATTCCGCGCAGCCAGGTTCCAAAGGTACTGATCACCGCCAGATATACCAGCAGATCCCCTACACTCATATTTCCCTGTAAGAAAGTATACACCAATACTGCATAAGCGACCCCATCTCTCATCAACACCAACACCGCATTAGCGAGCGCTACCAGAAAGCTTCGCTTTGCCACAGATCGAACGATCTTCTCCTCCTTCTGGATTGTTTCATCGCCTACCTGAGTAAACCACTTTTTTACACGATACAGCCGAACATCTTTTGCCGCTGAAAAATCCATAGCCTTTTTAATGATGTAATCAATTTTCATTAAATTTACCGATTTTTCATTTTTCACTTTGTGCTGATATCGATTCACCCATCGGCTCAACCACCAGGTAATCCCATAAGAAATCATCAGTAATATCAAAATCAATGGATTCAGCAATACAATACTCATGCCGTATGAAATTGTACCGATTATGCTCGCAGCCAATTGTGTCACATTAATGGTAAGCTGAGCGAAATTTCTATTTTCCGTAGCATACATTGCCTTTTTATGCAGTACCTTCGTCTTGGTATCCATCTGATCTTCATATTCGATATCCATACTCTTTTCCGTTATTGCAGTAGAATACCAAAGCCGCATACGATAATACATATCATCCAGAAACAAATACGCCATCTTTTCCATTACATAGATTATAAGCAGCATCAATGTCATAATCATGATCATAATTGTAATGTTAACAATACTATTACCGTTATCAATCATTATAAGTATGTATTTAGGTATGTAGGCTGCTATTAGCGGAATTATTAGAACTAATGGTATTCGAATTCCCATAGCTAATATAGCTATTCGACGCTTATTCCATATTCTTCTCAAACATAAAATCAGTTCAAGCAATAGATTATATTTCATTATGCATACTCTTCCTTCCTTTTTCGAAAATTAATCTATAATTCTTTTAAGCAGCCTTCTACATCTTACCTTTTGCATGATACGCATCCTGCTTAAACATCCCTACAGGTGTGTAAACTATTTCATCTTTCCTTCATTATAAATGACTATATCATCCCCATACATTTTTCCTATCATATACATGTATATTTTAAATATCGACTCAAGATTATTTTTTAATCTTATCTCTCACCACTGTCCAGTTTACTCGTTTATTTTTAACTATAATATATATATTCAAAATTATATTGCAAATAATATCATGCAAATCAACTTATGTCA
This sequence is a window from Lachnospiraceae bacterium. Protein-coding genes within it:
- a CDS encoding ABC transporter ATP-binding protein — protein: MIDNGNSIVNITIMIMIMTLMLLIIYVMEKMAYLFLDDMYYRMRLWYSTAITEKSMDIEYEDQMDTKTKVLHKKAMYATENRNFAQLTINVTQLAASIIGTISYGMSIVLLNPLILILLMISYGITWWLSRWVNRYQHKVKNEKSVNLMKIDYIIKKAMDFSAAKDVRLYRVKKWFTQVGDETIQKEEKIVRSVAKRSFLVALANAVLVLMRDGVAYAVLVYTFLQGNMSVGDLLVYLAVISTFGTWLRGIVEYYSAVDAGTLALADIREYLEYKDEENGVEQKGVSVPDSAPAISLRNVTYRFAEGNEEVLKGISLDVAPGERIAVVGINGAGKTTLTKLISGLFTPTGGEILINGIPQEKFVKKDYFKIFSAIFQDIHFLPLSIGTNITLKEKAEWNEEKLWDCVKKAGLTDKIDSLDKGLDTPLIKNVNENACELSGGQMQKVLLARALYKEAPVLILDEPTAALDPIAENELYLQYWDLTKGRTSFFISHRFASTRFCDRIVLLDDGRITESGTHEELMKLGGKYAQMYEVQSQYFKEKK
- a CDS encoding ABC transporter ATP-binding protein, with product MKEKRSIKENLQYLKRGYGIIWKLAPGLLVRDCVRRLAEALQTALAVYFSALIIEALTNRMNVKSLVVLIGLTVGVNFTLSVLIDALKNANTADEELMYNKIQLYLGKAGLEFAYADVENPQTRILRNRIDEAMKARRGGLDMMYRRGGNTFGKFCAVVVSGILAAPLFTSVSGWKVTGFVSFFNTPYASILLLIAILALSLTAGRSFQIAASKLFEAWKGWPKSLTKANYYMDEYTGENGAAKDIRMFDQNSIISDEMHRWFDNPPFLKQRLGINCKYDAINMIITTILTGVVYFFVTMKVLSGSLGVGSLVRYSGLVIQFISGVSVMIAEGTKCWRNNDYLEDIFTYLDMRKQGEKEGKETDRTVESVEFRNVFFRYPGAATYALRNISIKLDALTSYAVVGMNGSGKSTFIKLLCRLYEPTEGEILLNGRNIQEYQEEEYFGLLSVVFQDFNLFSFSLGANVAASPMYHADSAEECLDKVGFAVRKERLKQGLETILYRDFTSEGVEVSGGEAQKIAMARALYKNAPVMVLDEPTAALDPISEAEIYEKFSEIIKGKMAIYISHRLSSCKFCDQILVFHEGKMIQRGAHGELVEEKEGQYFKLWNAQAQYYVQK